In Trichoderma atroviride chromosome 2, complete sequence, one DNA window encodes the following:
- a CDS encoding uncharacterized protein (BUSCO:EOG092D1AQR), whose protein sequence is MRMATATATATATATATAIPSHQTHHPTTQKMPNRRPPLPRKNHFVILRRPKTPMKNEFEGEEMREMRFMREQARLEAEEAGIPGDDLDELLDNHSVVESCPVCSGSLLGISADEASRHVNSCLDGDPIPLPTKDRIVADDKPEVEAAEIGKRFARAAVPRPGQANPLEMNTENKPKSAFSKLMSGNAEDSAWATAAAAETASRGRPAYERTCPFYKIMPGFAICVDAFRYGAVEGCQAYFLSHFHSDHYIGLTASWRHGPIYCSKVTGSLVKQQLRTAAKWVVELEFEKPYDVPGTEGATVTMMPANHCPGSSLFLFEKPFGNGPNKRTKRILHCGDFRACPEHVRHPLLKSDVIDSISGKSRQQRIDICYLDTTYLNPRYSFPPQGDVIQACADLIASMSPDPNCADDVWQRSEKSAGTGTVSKYFQSDKPSDDGAQSKSKSQRKHRLLVICGTYSIGKERICVAIAKALGSKIFASAAKIKICKQLDDPELTALLTSDPIEAQVHMQMLMEIRAETLQDYLDSYRPHFSRIVGFRPSGWNFRPGNGRVIGANTPPSSISTQQLLHGKGWRTRFGAKDLVAQRGSTKEAMCFGVPYSEHSSFRELAMFVMGLRIDKIIPTVNVGSDQSRKRMKGWIDRWMTERRKGGLVRPLVEGEDDEQKGISPLWEGKAGEGGGAWW, encoded by the exons CTACGCAGACCGAAGACACCAATGAAAA ACGAGTTTGAAGGTGAAGAGATGCGGGAGATGCGATTCATGCGGGAGCAGGcaaggcttgaagctgaagaggccggAATCCCTGGTGACGATCTCGATGAACTTTTGGATAATCACTCCGTGGTAGAGAGCTGCCCGGTCTGTTCTGGAAGCCTACTTGGCATATCTGCAGACGAAGCCTCGCGACATGTCAACTCATGTCTTGACGGCGACCCTATTCCACTACCAACCAAGGACAGAATCGTTGCCGACGATAAACCTGAAGTAGAGGCTGCGGAGATTGGCAAACGCTTTGCTCGGGCCGCCGTCCCCAGGCCGGGTCAAGCAAACCCCCTCGAGATGAATACGGAAAACAAACCGAAGAGCGCCTTTTCTAAGCTTATGTCTGGCAATGCGGAAGATTCGGCCTGGGCTACGGCGGCGGCCGCAGAGACCGCGTCTCGAGGTCGGCCGGCGTACGAGCGGACTTGCcccttttataaaataatgCCTGGATTCGCAATATGCGTTGATGCATTTCGCTACGGCGCCGTTGAAGGATGTCAGGCTTATTTCTTGAGCCACTTCCACAGCGACCATTACATCGGCCTAACAGCTAGTTGGAGACACGGCCCAATCTACTGCAGTAAGGTCACCGGGAGCTTGGTCAAGCAACAGCTCCGGACTGCTGCCAAGTGGGTTGTTGAGCTGGAATTCGAAAAGCCATATGATGTTCCCGGAACTGAAGGTGCAACGGTCACCATGATGCCCGCCAATCACTGTCCTGGGAGCTCCTTATTCCTTTTTGAAAAGCCATTTGGAAATGGGCCAAACAAACGAACCAAGCGGATATTGCACTGCGGCGACTTCCGAGCCTGTCCTGAACATGTTCGACATCCGCTGCTCAAATCCGATGTGATAGATTCAATATCCGGCAAATCAAGGCAGCAGCGAATTGATATCTGCTATCTTGATACGACGTACTTGAATCCACGATATTCTTTCCCTCCACAAGGCGATGTCATCCAAGCGTGTGCCGACCTCATCGCATCAATGTCTCCTGACCCCAATTGTGCAGACGATGTTTGGCAGAGGTCAGAGAAATCCGCTGGAACGGGTACCGTGAGCAAGTACTTTCAAAGTGATAAGCCATCGGACGATGGTGCACAGTCAAAGTCGAAATCCCAGCGTAAACACCGGCTTCTAGTAATATGCGGGACTTACTCTATTGGAAAGGAGAGGATATGTGTGGCTATAGCAAAAGCTCTTGGCTCCAAAATCTTTGCGTCGGCGGCGAAGATAAAGATATGCAAGCAGCTTGATGACCCAGAACTAACTGCGCTGCTAACTTCAGATCCCATCGAAGCCCAAGTTCACATGCAAATGCTCATGGAGATCCGTGCAGAAACTTTGCAGGATTATCTAGACAGCTACAGGCCGCATTTTAGTCGCATTGTTGGCTTTCGACCAAGCGGCTGGAACTTTCGGCCGGGCAATGGCAGGGTTATCGGAGCCAATACTCCGCCGAGCAGTATCTCTActcaacagcttctccatggcaAGGGCTGGAGGACAAGATTCGGGGCAAAGGATCTTGTTGCTCAGAGAGGCAGCACCAAGGAGGCCATGTGCTTTGGCGTTCCGTACTCTGAACACAGCAGTTTCCGTGAGCTTGCCATGTTCGTCATGGGTCTGAGGATAGACAAGATAATCCCCACTGTCAATGTCGGTAGCGACCagtcaagaaaaagaatgaaggGTTGGATAGATAGATGGATGACagagaggaggaaaggaGGGCTAGTAAGACCATTAGTagagggcgaagacgacgaacaGAAAGGCATTTCTCCACTCTGGGAGGGCAAGGCTGGCGAAGGAGGCGGGGCTTGGTGGTAA